A window of Plantibacter sp. PA-3-X8 genomic DNA:
CGGGCTCGTGTGGGTGGCGACACGCGACGGAGTCCTGAGATAGGGGCGCCCGGGTCGGGTGTGGTCCGGTCGTCCCCAACTCAGGAGTTGTCCGGTGTGTCGGGCTCGTGTGGGTGGCGACACGCGACGGAGTCCTGAGATAGGGGCGCCCGGGTCGCGTGTGGTCCGGTCGTGCCCAACTCAGGAGATGTCCGGTGTGTCGGGCTGGTGTGAGTGGCGACACCCGACGGAGTCCTGAGAACGGGACGGTGGGTCGAACGGAGAGAGCCCCGGGCAGCGGTTGCTGCCCGGGGCTCTGTGCATGGTGTTCGGCTGGGGTCCGCATGGGCGGAAGACGCCGGCGGCCGGTCAGCGCTCGCTGCGAGGGCCGCGACCGAAGCGACCACGCGGGCCGCGCTCGTGCGCCGAAGGCTCGGCCCAGCCGAAGGCTCGGGCGATGCTCTCGAGGCTGGCGCGCGTCGTCGCGAGGTCCTCGGGCGAGACGGCGTCGGCGACGGTCTGGCGGACCGCGTCGACCTTGGTGCGGAGCGCGTCGTGCGCCTCGCGACCGGCGTCCGTCAGGGTGATGCCGTCGGCGTCGACGATGACCCAGCCGCGGGCGGCGAAGTCCATGACGATGTCCGCGGTCGAGCGACGAGGACCTCGGTGACCGCGGTGGTGGCCGTGGCCGGGGCCGAACGGTGCGCCGCCGGGACGGTGATCACGACCGAAGCCGGCACCGGACTCGAGGCCGCGCCCGAAGGCCCGATCGTGAGCGGGGTGGCCGTGCTCGTGGTCGCGCGGACGCTCCGCGGATGCGGTGTCCGCCGTCGTGTCGGCGGTGCGCTCGGGGCGACCGAAGCCGCGACCGGGGCCGAACCCGCCGCGGCGGCCGAACCGTTCGGGCCCGCGCGGTCCGCGGCGGTGTGGCGGGAGCGAGGCGTCGATCTCCTCGACGCTCGAGGCGCCGGAGGCGATGAGCTCGAGCGTGCGCCAGCTGCGGCGGCCGAGGCCGTCCTCGGCGAGCACCTCGTGCATCGAGTGCTTGACCGCGTGATCGACGGTGCGGAGCCAGAAGCCGAGCGGGCGCTCGGCGGACTGGGTGGTGGACTGCTCTGGGTGAGTCGTTGGGGTGTTCATGGGTGGTCTCCTTATTTGCATGCTCTGTTACATGTAAATGTATAATGACATGTATGACCGATGATCGTCAAGCGCAGCCCAGCGAACCCACAGCAACCGACCCGGTGGAGATGATCGAGCAGGCCCTCGTCCAGATCCGACGGGACCAGTCAGGCCGTCGGTTCGGCGGACGCGGTGGGCGCGGTGGGCCCGGTCATCACCACCACGATGAGCACGGCGGTCATCGGCACGACGCCGACGGCGGCGCTGAGGATGAACGCGGGCGCGGGCGCGGTCCGGGCTTCGGACCCGGCTTCGGTGGGCCCTGGGCTCCCGGCGGTGGCGCCCGTCACCCGCGCGAGCAGGCGATCGCACAGGCTGCTCGGTTCCGGATGCTGGACGCGCTCGCCCGTGATGAGGCGGCCGGTGGCATGGGGATCAGTGCGCTCGCGGAGTCGATCGGTGTCGACCAGCCCCGCGCGAGCCGGCTCGTGGCCGAAGCGACGAAGCGCGGCGAGGTCGCTCGCGCAGTCGACCCGAACGACGGTCGACGCAGCGTGGTGCAGCTGAGCGCCGCCGGCCGCGCGGTCCTGCAGGAGGCGCACCGGGGTCGACGCGACGCGGTCACGACCGCGCTCTCGGGATTCGCGCCCGAGGAGGTGGCGCAGTTCGCCGCGTACCTCGAGCGCTTCGCCGCCGCGTGGCCGCGCCCCGACACCGACCGGTAGCTCGCCCGCCTGATCCTCGGCCCCGGGTTCGCAATTCAGGAGCGTCCCGGTGAGTCGAGCCGGATCATCCCCTCGGTGGCCGGACGCGCCGGCGTGCGCCTGAGTGCTGCACGATCGGACCCGTCCGGTCCATTCCGTTCGCAATTCAGGAGGAGTCAGGCGTGTCGGCCTGGGGATGGCCGTCTCGCGGGAGAACCGCCGGGGCGCTCCTGCCTTGTGAACGGTGAGGCGGCGTCGGGACCCCGCTCTCGCTACTCGGGGCGGAGGCGGAGCTCCTGCATCCCGCCGTCGACGGCGATCGAGGTGCCGGTCGTCGAGCCTGATCGCGGGCTCGCCAGGTAGGCGACTGCACCGGCGACCTCGGTCGCGGCGACGAGTCGGCCATGCGGCTGGCGTGCCTCGAGCGCGGCGCGCTCGGCGGCCGGGTCTGGCGCGCTGTCGAGCAGTCGGCCCACCCACGGGGTGTCGGCCGTGCCCGGGTTCACACAGTTGACCCG
This region includes:
- a CDS encoding MarR family winged helix-turn-helix transcriptional regulator, translating into MTDDRQAQPSEPTATDPVEMIEQALVQIRRDQSGRRFGGRGGRGGPGHHHHDEHGGHRHDADGGAEDERGRGRGPGFGPGFGGPWAPGGGARHPREQAIAQAARFRMLDALARDEAAGGMGISALAESIGVDQPRASRLVAEATKRGEVARAVDPNDGRRSVVQLSAAGRAVLQEAHRGRRDAVTTALSGFAPEEVAQFAAYLERFAAAWPRPDTDR